A section of the Spirosoma pollinicola genome encodes:
- a CDS encoding DUF4304 domain-containing protein, producing the protein MRLSVINNKYQRVIKRSFAHQLLTSGYQQKDNQFYLKSDQVGKLVTIQRDLTHSYYHQVAIFTIRVQILSDDVWELTHPGQELPVFPFEGYPYSVFDRNLGQFYGKKRGTQWLALDATAPEQIMISYLNNLILTRILPYLNQFNSVDDILQECERMGFSHLRMLLLARLGRKEEARAELKKLIASRHQLGFRTNIVNVAQRLGII; encoded by the coding sequence ATGCGCCTATCGGTTATCAATAACAAGTACCAGCGGGTTATCAAGCGTTCCTTTGCCCACCAGTTATTGACCAGTGGGTACCAACAAAAAGATAATCAGTTTTACCTTAAATCTGATCAGGTTGGTAAACTAGTAACGATTCAGCGCGATTTAACTCATTCGTATTATCATCAGGTAGCGATTTTCACGATTCGTGTTCAGATCCTATCAGATGACGTTTGGGAATTAACCCATCCTGGCCAAGAGCTCCCTGTATTCCCTTTTGAAGGCTACCCATACTCCGTATTTGATCGTAATCTAGGCCAGTTTTATGGCAAGAAACGGGGTACTCAGTGGTTAGCCTTGGATGCTACTGCTCCAGAACAGATTATGATCAGCTATCTGAATAATCTAATACTGACTCGCATTTTGCCCTACTTGAATCAATTTAATTCAGTCGATGACATTCTCCAGGAGTGTGAGCGAATGGGCTTCTCTCATTTACGGATGTTGTTATTGGCCCGCTTAGGCCGGAAAGAAGAAGCTCGAGCAGAACTAAAGAAATTAATCGCTTCTCGTCATCAACTGGGGTTTCGCACGAACATCGTA
- a CDS encoding toxin-antitoxin system YwqK family antitoxin encodes MRYFFTVVSLLLLNVSCREQNRVPPLDAFVTSLADLPTTYQSFQGGSAAAGRLKRETQNGKTTGEWRYNERGQLIEWRLYRFDAVESAVQYRYDKDGRLLYVQQFANNCGYSSVYNCSGPVEWTSYDQLLSDAAGRITESRTYLKLNGNWEFRSKSVYAYNAQGQITNVLRYDAKGVLAVTQTLTYDTHANVIASREQSTVASADLADRTFTYAYDTGRNPYFNTVYYPAALFLSRNTQLAPGLTYDYRADGLPVRIRQNGSITELEYY; translated from the coding sequence ATGCGCTACTTTTTTACGGTTGTAAGCCTTTTACTGCTTAACGTAAGCTGCCGGGAACAAAATAGGGTCCCCCCCTTAGATGCTTTTGTTACATCCCTTGCCGACCTGCCTACTACCTACCAATCGTTTCAAGGGGGTAGCGCTGCCGCCGGTCGTCTTAAACGTGAAACCCAGAACGGCAAAACCACTGGCGAATGGCGTTATAATGAGCGCGGCCAATTAATTGAGTGGCGACTTTACCGGTTTGATGCCGTGGAATCAGCCGTTCAGTATCGTTACGACAAAGATGGCCGCTTACTGTATGTACAGCAATTCGCCAATAACTGCGGCTACTCAAGTGTCTATAATTGTAGTGGCCCGGTGGAATGGACCAGTTACGACCAGTTATTGTCTGACGCCGCCGGGCGTATTACGGAGAGCCGGACGTATCTTAAGCTGAATGGAAACTGGGAGTTTCGTAGCAAAAGCGTGTATGCGTATAACGCGCAGGGTCAAATTACAAACGTGCTACGGTATGATGCTAAGGGCGTATTGGCCGTTACTCAAACGCTTACTTACGACACACATGCCAATGTAATAGCTAGTAGAGAACAAAGCACCGTAGCTTCCGCTGACCTCGCTGACCGCACGTTTACCTATGCGTATGACACCGGCCGCAATCCCTATTTTAACACGGTCTACTATCCTGCTGCCCTGTTTTTAAGCCGTAATACGCAATTAGCTCCAGGGTTAACTTATGACTACCGCGCTGATGGCTTGCCGGTACGTATCCGTCAAAATGGGAGCATTACGGAATTGGAGTACTATTAA
- a CDS encoding DUF4249 domain-containing protein, translating to MRSATLQALLSCLLGLLLLACVDPEDLVLHGTVDIIVVDGTVNNLAEPQFIRLTYARADRLTGRSGNLPITKASVEVWEDSARVIACHETTDGVYQLPADFKGQVGHAYQLRFTLTDGSQYVSTQQLMPATAPINKIRAQFNLNSLSPSVRGYYTSGHDIFIELQDPIEQRNYYRWDLVDYEPQYWCRSCEQGFYNIYNVIEDYHGIYRSGPDLYEACYYPPYVYIGDFVYGRTFDYRCRTQCWEILPSYAVTLFDDQYSNGGLIPNFKVAGVPFYQHGPCLVQVRQSSLTVDAYRYYKLFQAQTQNTGGLADTPPTAPVGNVHNVASPNQVVVGYFTATGVYTKPIYIDRQDYQGVPLGLDLTNGYSKFIGGELFYALNGREVTPEPAPGSNTRPLFLDGTPRPPTALCAPLDQRTPVKPAGWPN from the coding sequence ATGCGATCCGCTACGTTGCAGGCACTTCTTAGCTGCCTACTCGGTCTGTTACTCCTGGCTTGCGTAGACCCCGAAGATCTGGTGCTACACGGCACAGTGGACATTATCGTGGTGGATGGCACCGTGAACAATCTGGCCGAACCCCAGTTTATTCGGCTCACCTACGCCCGAGCCGACCGGCTGACGGGCCGGTCTGGCAACCTGCCCATTACCAAAGCCAGCGTTGAGGTTTGGGAGGACTCCGCCCGAGTGATCGCTTGCCATGAAACCACGGATGGTGTCTACCAACTACCGGCCGACTTTAAAGGTCAGGTGGGTCATGCCTACCAGCTACGATTCACCCTCACCGATGGTAGCCAGTATGTCTCCACTCAACAACTGATGCCCGCGACCGCTCCTATTAATAAGATTCGTGCTCAATTCAACCTGAACAGTCTGTCCCCCTCCGTGCGGGGCTACTATACCTCGGGCCATGATATATTCATCGAGTTACAGGATCCCATCGAGCAGCGCAACTACTACCGCTGGGATCTGGTCGACTATGAACCCCAATACTGGTGCCGTAGCTGCGAGCAGGGCTTTTACAACATCTATAATGTCATCGAAGACTATCATGGCATTTACCGCTCGGGGCCAGACCTCTACGAAGCGTGCTACTACCCGCCTTACGTTTATATCGGTGATTTCGTTTACGGCCGCACGTTTGATTACCGGTGCCGTACCCAATGCTGGGAAATATTGCCCAGCTACGCGGTGACCCTCTTTGATGACCAGTACAGCAACGGGGGCCTCATCCCCAACTTCAAGGTAGCGGGCGTTCCCTTTTATCAGCATGGCCCTTGTCTGGTACAGGTACGGCAGTCCTCCCTGACGGTCGATGCCTACCGCTATTATAAGCTGTTTCAGGCGCAAACCCAGAACACGGGCGGCCTGGCCGACACGCCCCCCACGGCCCCGGTGGGTAATGTCCATAATGTGGCTAGCCCCAACCAGGTGGTGGTGGGTTATTTTACGGCTACGGGGGTGTATACCAAGCCCATTTACATTGATCGTCAGGACTATCAGGGCGTGCCGCTGGGCCTGGATCTAACTAATGGCTATTCGAAATTTATTGGCGGTGAACTCTTCTATGCCCTGAATGGCCGTGAGGTAACACCCGAGCCTGCCCCTGGCTCGAATACGCGCCCCCTTTTCCTCGACGGTACGCCCCGCCCGCCCACGGCCCTGTGTGCGCCCCTTGACCAACGAACACCGGTCAAGCCCGCAGGATGGCCCAACTAG
- a CDS encoding nucleotidyl transferase AbiEii/AbiGii toxin family protein, producing the protein MYHLQTIDTKPYQLLQELMTNRELEQAGFLLCGGGAIALHLGHRQSTDIDLFTPKAIPPGAMKKFMEQTFGARVDVYSQSDLGIRGFLDGVKFDMIRFPYQMQHAPLAEQNIRFLDLRDAVAMKVHAVANRGLRRDFYDLAEILQRMPLKEVLKNYQRQFSPSQMAMSHTRRALTFFTDAEADSTKVDVRNGRSWDQVKKIMAKAVQHPSEIPTLKAPRLLKPGNPHLTDLKSSAPAKALPSQPKTPSAQVSRPISTRRVT; encoded by the coding sequence ATGTATCATCTCCAAACCATCGATACAAAACCCTACCAGTTGCTGCAGGAATTGATGACGAATCGGGAGCTGGAGCAAGCCGGGTTTTTACTATGCGGTGGTGGGGCAATTGCCCTGCACCTGGGCCACCGGCAAAGTACGGATATTGATTTGTTTACGCCCAAAGCCATTCCGCCAGGGGCCATGAAGAAATTCATGGAGCAAACCTTTGGCGCTCGTGTCGATGTGTATTCACAAAGTGATTTGGGTATTCGAGGTTTTTTGGATGGGGTAAAATTTGATATGATCCGATTTCCTTATCAGATGCAGCATGCCCCCCTGGCGGAGCAGAATATACGATTTCTGGATCTAAGGGATGCCGTAGCGATGAAAGTTCACGCTGTGGCTAACCGCGGATTACGCCGTGATTTTTACGATCTGGCGGAGATCCTCCAACGGATGCCCTTAAAAGAGGTACTCAAAAACTATCAGCGTCAGTTTTCGCCCTCCCAGATGGCGATGAGCCATACTCGCCGGGCGCTTACTTTCTTTACGGATGCTGAAGCAGATTCAACCAAAGTTGATGTTCGAAACGGCAGGAGTTGGGACCAGGTAAAGAAAATTATGGCAAAAGCCGTTCAGCACCCCTCTGAAATACCAACACTGAAAGCACCCCGTTTGCTTAAACCCGGGAATCCTCACCTGACCGATCTAAAGTCGTCCGCCCCAGCCAAGGCGCTCCCGAGTCAACCGAAAACGCCCTCTGCTCAGGTATCCCGACCAATCAGTACCCGTCGAGTGACTTAA
- a CDS encoding DUF6922 domain-containing protein translates to MALDHSIPNLATGKPATSRKSLQISTRSLWGYDVDSLNIDDDQDRQTIIARVFDAGTHEDKLAIIDFFDLETIKQALLNTAELQSSTISLTAIWLNLKPEMYRAYKRLDLSQLKHASF, encoded by the coding sequence ATGGCTTTAGATCATTCAATCCCTAACCTGGCAACCGGCAAACCGGCTACATCCCGCAAGTCGTTGCAGATCTCCACCCGCAGTTTATGGGGCTACGACGTCGACTCGCTCAATATCGATGACGATCAGGATCGGCAGACAATTATCGCGCGCGTTTTTGATGCGGGCACCCATGAAGACAAGCTGGCCATAATCGATTTTTTTGATCTGGAGACGATTAAACAAGCGTTATTGAATACCGCTGAATTGCAGTCATCGACTATTTCCCTCACGGCCATTTGGCTGAATCTAAAACCGGAAATGTACCGGGCTTACAAACGACTGGACTTATCACAGCTGAAGCATGCTTCGTTTTAA
- a CDS encoding phage replication initiation protein, NGO0469 family translates to MSLLLPIIQQSPTDLTTGEYVGILFRIVEKGTQDELFKQTNQLYQRPKVLLTWVLPDQYELVQKQPRPVLIHKEYTQSLRQSSHLYRDVIGMRGYDFSESELTYPFDLLSLLGTPSLLSVQVTKKGETCHPELKQIKPLPADTGVSDCPYDFYSLTFKDWNWEIYDELSQKLQQEIARSPEYAKLPARVNQSTIENHDQ, encoded by the coding sequence ATGAGCCTTCTATTGCCAATAATTCAGCAAAGTCCAACCGACTTAACCACGGGTGAATACGTGGGCATATTGTTTCGTATTGTTGAAAAAGGAACGCAGGATGAGCTATTCAAACAAACGAATCAACTGTATCAGCGGCCAAAAGTACTGTTGACTTGGGTATTGCCGGATCAGTATGAACTCGTTCAAAAGCAACCGCGTCCCGTCCTGATCCATAAAGAATACACGCAATCACTCCGGCAAAGCTCGCACCTGTACCGTGATGTCATTGGGATGAGAGGCTATGACTTTTCTGAATCGGAGCTTACCTATCCATTTGATCTGTTATCCCTGTTAGGAACTCCCAGTCTTTTATCGGTACAGGTAACCAAAAAAGGTGAAACCTGCCATCCTGAGTTAAAACAGATTAAACCACTCCCCGCTGACACCGGCGTATCCGATTGTCCATATGACTTTTATTCGCTGACATTTAAAGACTGGAACTGGGAAATATACGATGAATTAAGCCAGAAGCTACAGCAGGAGATTGCCCGATCGCCAGAGTATGCAAAGCTGCCCGCCCGGGTTAACCAGTCTACAATTGAAAATCATGATCAGTAG
- a CDS encoding LytR/AlgR family response regulator transcription factor, whose amino-acid sequence MHRIRLNATIRYLRIPTYHGSTEKIRVSDENDDRLSSCKPSEPCSTDELEWLTEATMPNDTQNAIIVGEPAYLIYREVNANGNKSELEPLRNEEIIRLESNGGYCYIYLKDNTRYLLAMSLKWVSKYLHDFVRIHRTHAVNPIYVKQYLLDQQKRQKDRYLLLKTDEKLPWSRRHLRERRQDSPQLFDLIL is encoded by the coding sequence ATGCACCGTATACGCCTTAATGCAACGATCCGGTATTTAAGAATTCCTACCTACCATGGAAGTACCGAAAAAATAAGAGTATCGGATGAAAATGATGATCGGCTTTCGTCCTGTAAGCCGAGTGAACCCTGTTCAACTGACGAGTTAGAATGGTTAACTGAAGCGACAATGCCAAACGATACACAAAATGCAATTATAGTTGGGGAGCCGGCTTATCTGATCTATCGAGAGGTGAACGCTAATGGCAATAAATCTGAGCTGGAGCCTCTGCGCAATGAAGAAATTATTCGACTGGAAAGCAATGGAGGGTATTGCTACATTTATCTGAAGGATAATACCCGTTATTTATTAGCGATGAGTCTAAAATGGGTGTCGAAATACTTACACGATTTTGTCCGAATTCACCGAACCCATGCGGTTAATCCGATCTACGTAAAGCAGTATTTACTGGATCAACAAAAGAGACAGAAAGACCGGTATTTGCTGCTGAAAACCGATGAGAAGTTACCCTGGTCTCGACGCCACCTTCGTGAACGACGGCAGGACTCTCCCCAGTTATTTGATTTAATCCTTTAA